The Oleidesulfovibrio alaskensis DSM 16109 genome has a segment encoding these proteins:
- a CDS encoding winged helix-turn-helix domain-containing protein produces MPKKTQQPVMRLHLWLEQSDGVLFGQGRLQLLEYIDQTGSINAAAKRLGMSYRAAWGKIKASEEALGFKLLEQPEGRRSGCRLSDAARMLMTGYRNWLDEVEALALQKAEEHLGYMPERFINRHGACALTPRHAPAAKKKNTPSQAAVEKSASAH; encoded by the coding sequence ATGCCAAAAAAGACACAACAACCTGTCATGCGCCTGCACCTGTGGCTCGAACAGTCCGATGGCGTACTTTTCGGTCAGGGGCGGCTGCAGCTGCTCGAATACATAGACCAGACAGGCTCCATAAACGCGGCGGCCAAGCGGCTGGGCATGTCCTACCGCGCGGCGTGGGGTAAAATAAAAGCTTCGGAAGAAGCGCTGGGTTTCAAACTGCTGGAACAGCCCGAAGGAAGACGTTCCGGCTGCCGGCTCAGCGATGCGGCGCGCATGCTGATGACCGGCTACCGTAACTGGCTGGATGAAGTGGAAGCTCTGGCGCTGCAAAAGGCCGAAGAACATCTGGGCTACATGCCCGAACGGTTTATAAACCGGCACGGAGCCTGTGCCCTGACACCGCGGCATGCCCCCGCAGCTAAAAAGAAAAACACACCATCACAGGCGGCTGTGGAAAAATCCGCCTCCGCACACTGA
- a CDS encoding M48 family metallopeptidase: MQHCALYNDGLTPETAEVSPQMSAGSLVFEHKGEPCRWPLSRIDAVDGWSSRPLRLKRTPDTYERLTLPAGSRTDEIVRHIRMHRGIRLPVISKFGVAALTAVVAMVCWGIFMGDVTTRFIASCIPHDVEKAMGRQAMESLLPLLSLNTTPEWCTSAESQAALDAMQSELLSPEDPQPYEIRILHSSFNNALAIPGGTILVTSALINDLQHPDELSGILAHERTHITQHHGTTSYVRNAAFSMVLKMFAANSDTLRMIGGSAQALMLLRFSREAEDAADSGAVRALHRAGIPISRLQDFLVRAAPPPEDGDTPLQLIDRYLSTHPDTPHRVKAMQAQYDALGTPPPRQSPLSSRQWQAVKNACSRRTDQL, encoded by the coding sequence ATGCAGCACTGCGCACTGTATAACGACGGCCTGACACCCGAAACGGCCGAAGTCTCGCCGCAGATGTCGGCAGGGTCTCTTGTCTTTGAACACAAAGGAGAACCCTGCCGCTGGCCGCTTTCCCGCATAGACGCAGTGGACGGCTGGAGCAGCCGTCCGCTGCGTCTGAAACGCACCCCCGACACCTATGAACGGCTGACCCTGCCTGCCGGAAGCCGCACGGACGAAATAGTCCGCCACATCCGCATGCACAGGGGAATCCGCCTGCCCGTAATCAGCAAGTTCGGTGTGGCGGCGCTGACGGCAGTCGTGGCCATGGTATGCTGGGGGATTTTCATGGGCGACGTCACCACCCGCTTCATTGCCTCGTGCATTCCGCACGATGTGGAAAAAGCCATGGGCAGACAGGCCATGGAAAGTCTGCTGCCGCTGCTCTCGCTCAACACCACTCCGGAGTGGTGCACCTCGGCGGAATCGCAGGCCGCACTGGACGCAATGCAAAGCGAACTGCTTTCGCCGGAAGACCCGCAGCCCTATGAAATCCGGATTCTGCACAGCTCATTCAACAACGCGCTTGCCATTCCGGGCGGCACCATACTGGTGACCAGCGCGCTGATAAACGACCTGCAGCACCCCGATGAGCTTTCGGGCATTCTGGCCCATGAACGCACCCACATAACCCAGCACCACGGCACAACCAGCTACGTGCGCAATGCCGCATTCAGCATGGTGCTGAAGATGTTTGCCGCCAACAGCGATACACTGCGGATGATTGGCGGCAGCGCGCAGGCCCTCATGCTGCTGCGCTTCTCCCGCGAGGCCGAAGACGCCGCGGACAGCGGTGCCGTGCGCGCGCTGCACCGCGCCGGTATTCCCATCAGCCGGCTGCAGGACTTTCTTGTCCGGGCCGCTCCCCCGCCCGAAGACGGCGACACCCCGCTGCAGCTGATTGACAGGTACCTTTCCACCCACCCTGACACCCCGCACAGGGTAAAAGCCATGCAGGCACAATACGACGCGCTGGGCACACCGCCGCCGCGGCAGTCACCGCTGTCGTCCCGACAGTGGCAGGCGGTCAAAAACGCCTGCTCCCGGCGCACAGACCAGTTATGA
- a CDS encoding YjgN family protein: MHHENNVQAPAEAGETMHHAASDAAATAPFLAFTGTGKSLFFLYIINGLLTILTLGIYSFWGTTKIRRYFWSHTKVQGEPLEYTGTGGQLFVGFLIGIVLLGLLALIALATDMLFGPPAGTLTGILIALLFAPYAIFRSMRFRLAHTRLHGIPFGLEGSPVRFAGRTLLRSFIALVTLGLMIPWAYAKVTADILGNIRYGDKMFTFTGKPMALVKAAILPMLLVIVPMAAYVGFLVMLASGSLAGYSSSELRTLILIIASALGLLTFISSLLWQCRFIRWAATGMHFGEAGLTCSITPLRLFVALLKFMLITLFTLGIGLPWAIVGLQRFFMQLYEPTGDIVFADVHRGPEQHEATGDGIAQAFDFDMGF, encoded by the coding sequence ATGCATCATGAAAACAACGTACAAGCGCCTGCCGAGGCAGGCGAAACCATGCATCATGCGGCTTCAGATGCCGCTGCAACAGCCCCGTTCCTTGCATTTACCGGCACGGGAAAGTCGCTCTTTTTTCTATACATTATAAACGGATTACTGACAATTCTCACGCTGGGAATCTACAGTTTCTGGGGTACCACCAAGATCAGACGATATTTCTGGTCGCACACGAAGGTGCAGGGCGAACCGCTGGAATACACGGGGACAGGCGGGCAGCTGTTTGTAGGCTTTCTCATCGGCATTGTTCTGCTGGGACTGCTGGCTCTCATCGCTCTGGCCACTGACATGCTTTTCGGACCGCCCGCCGGCACGCTGACCGGTATTCTCATAGCACTGCTGTTTGCCCCGTACGCCATCTTCCGCAGCATGCGCTTCAGGCTGGCGCATACCCGCCTGCACGGCATCCCCTTCGGGCTGGAAGGTTCCCCCGTACGGTTCGCCGGACGCACGCTGCTGCGCTCGTTCATCGCACTGGTCACTCTTGGCCTCATGATTCCGTGGGCATACGCCAAGGTCACGGCCGACATTCTGGGCAACATCCGGTACGGCGACAAGATGTTCACGTTCACCGGCAAGCCCATGGCTCTGGTCAAGGCGGCCATTCTGCCCATGCTGCTTGTAATTGTGCCTATGGCCGCTTATGTGGGTTTTCTTGTCATGCTGGCCTCGGGCTCGTTAGCAGGGTATTCATCCTCGGAACTCAGGACGCTAATTCTCATCATTGCCAGCGCGCTGGGCCTTCTTACCTTTATCTCAAGCCTGCTGTGGCAGTGCCGCTTTATCCGCTGGGCAGCCACCGGAATGCACTTCGGCGAAGCCGGACTGACATGCTCCATAACGCCGCTGCGCCTGTTTGTCGCCCTGCTCAAATTCATGCTCATCACGCTGTTCACGCTGGGCATCGGCCTGCCGTGGGCCATCGTCGGGCTGCAGCGCTTTTTCATGCAGCTGTACGAACCCACAGGCGACATTGTCTTTGCCGATGTGCACCGCGGACCGGAACAGCATGAAGCCACCGGCGACGGCATTGCACAGGCCTTTGACTTTGACATGGGCTTTTAA
- a CDS encoding methyl-accepting chemotaxis protein, with the protein MKSLGTYTIGLLLAASLAISAACGILFHLQEKKVRQETLQNEYATMIHSLQQRLEKKIDIGITNSISFASSADLVRLVRTQDREGLMRHVSSIGDIFKKTSNFRGIRLHIFDAEGRTLVRSWNKDKHGDAPAAAGEVLRAAARQGQAASAFVLDEDGLLLRGTAFIGQPDNIAGYIQFIQGVGSISRDFEKEGMFFVQLVSADGASPPDSLRNNTRLGGYVLANNKWFSSSVVQRLEDIDLTRVTRDRYFISDGLFVVVEPVLDLQGRQTGLYLLAKDAHIVEAKISAAMEAGLYILITMGFGFLIIFTVIYAVLRIKVITPLVNIKKFAEEVAAGDWQATPRGAYAFEFDVLKQSLLSMVHELEAANETAEQKSAAATREAEKSQRAAEEAAEAKIQAEKARSEGVLYATRQLSQAVSGIMETADELARDIDGCSQGAHEQAQQLQLSSTAMEKMNASVMEIAGRTGQNAESTEHARKEADSGNSVVQEVIRSINEVHEIARNLATEMDELGKHAAGIGQVVNMISDIADQTNLLALNAAIEAARAGESGRGFAVVADEVRKLAEKTQSATKEVERSVSAIRTSITGNIANAQNALAVTQTANGYAADSGKALETIVRLISASSQEVSAIAHSSEQQVEASEAINASLDKVATLSSSTVSLMEEAAKAVQHLAGLATQLRQIICSMEDENNPMC; encoded by the coding sequence GTGAAATCGTTAGGTACATACACCATCGGCCTTCTTCTGGCCGCATCGCTCGCCATATCAGCTGCCTGCGGAATACTCTTTCACCTTCAGGAAAAAAAGGTCCGGCAGGAAACGCTGCAGAATGAATACGCAACCATGATTCATTCACTGCAGCAGCGGCTGGAAAAAAAGATTGATATCGGCATCACCAACAGCATCTCCTTTGCCTCTTCGGCCGACCTTGTGCGTCTTGTCCGCACACAGGACAGGGAAGGTCTGATGCGCCATGTAAGCAGTATCGGTGACATATTTAAAAAAACTTCCAACTTCCGCGGCATCAGGCTTCACATTTTCGATGCGGAAGGCCGTACGCTGGTACGCAGCTGGAACAAAGATAAACACGGGGATGCGCCCGCAGCCGCCGGCGAAGTGCTGCGTGCCGCCGCCCGGCAGGGGCAGGCGGCTTCCGCTTTTGTACTGGATGAAGACGGCCTGCTTCTGCGCGGCACAGCGTTTATCGGCCAGCCGGACAACATCGCGGGCTATATCCAGTTCATACAGGGTGTTGGCAGCATTTCCCGCGACTTTGAAAAAGAGGGCATGTTTTTTGTACAGTTGGTCAGTGCCGACGGGGCCTCTCCTCCGGACAGCCTCAGAAACAATACACGTCTGGGCGGTTATGTACTGGCAAACAACAAGTGGTTTTCTTCATCCGTGGTCCAGCGGCTTGAGGACATAGACCTTACACGCGTCACCCGCGACAGATATTTCATCTCCGACGGCCTGTTCGTTGTGGTTGAACCAGTTCTGGATCTGCAGGGACGGCAGACCGGCCTGTATCTGCTGGCCAAGGACGCGCACATCGTCGAGGCCAAAATCAGCGCCGCCATGGAAGCAGGGTTATATATACTCATCACCATGGGATTCGGTTTTCTTATCATTTTCACGGTCATATACGCGGTCCTGCGCATAAAGGTCATCACTCCGCTGGTGAATATCAAGAAATTTGCAGAAGAGGTCGCCGCCGGTGACTGGCAGGCCACACCCCGCGGAGCATATGCATTTGAATTTGATGTGCTGAAGCAGAGTCTTCTTTCCATGGTGCACGAATTGGAAGCCGCGAATGAAACGGCGGAACAGAAAAGCGCGGCAGCCACCCGCGAAGCCGAAAAATCACAGCGGGCCGCGGAAGAAGCGGCAGAAGCCAAAATTCAGGCCGAAAAGGCGCGGTCCGAAGGCGTGCTGTATGCCACGCGCCAGCTCAGTCAGGCAGTATCCGGCATTATGGAAACGGCCGACGAACTGGCCAGAGACATTGACGGGTGCAGTCAGGGCGCCCATGAACAGGCACAGCAACTTCAGCTTTCCTCCACAGCCATGGAGAAAATGAACGCCAGTGTGATGGAAATAGCAGGACGGACCGGACAGAATGCCGAATCAACAGAACATGCCAGAAAAGAAGCTGATTCCGGAAACAGCGTGGTACAGGAAGTCATCCGCTCCATTAACGAAGTGCATGAAATAGCCCGCAACCTTGCAACGGAGATGGACGAACTGGGCAAACACGCTGCCGGCATCGGTCAGGTTGTCAACATGATATCCGACATTGCAGACCAGACAAATCTGCTGGCACTGAACGCCGCCATAGAAGCCGCACGGGCCGGAGAATCCGGACGGGGTTTTGCCGTGGTGGCGGACGAGGTGCGCAAACTTGCCGAAAAAACACAAAGCGCCACCAAAGAGGTGGAGCGTTCAGTCTCTGCAATCCGCACCAGCATCACAGGCAACATTGCAAATGCGCAGAACGCGCTTGCCGTCACACAGACCGCCAACGGCTATGCCGCCGACTCCGGCAAAGCGCTGGAAACCATCGTCCGGCTGATTTCCGCCTCGTCACAGGAAGTCAGCGCCATCGCGCATTCTTCAGAGCAGCAGGTCGAGGCTTCCGAAGCCATCAACGCGTCACTCGACAAGGTTGCCACCCTTTCTTCCTCCACGGTCTCGCTGATGGAAGAAGCGGCAAAGGCGGTACAGCACCTTGCGGGACTGGCCACACAGCTGCGCCAGATAATCTGCTCAATGGAGGATGAAAACAATCCGATGTGCTGA
- a CDS encoding DUF4410 domain-containing protein: MKRIVLLIFLCLAMAGCSTKAQLVPQTESGKTIMADSFAISSVEDRSGYAFESAEENFSLAEAMRTALNKALTKEHLERADSEYVLVTTIVSYSPGNAFKRWLLPGAGATELKTETAIMDREGTVLATVPVERSIAAGGGYTIGAWMYVFDDVAEATVDVLKTVVRQDVAVK; this comes from the coding sequence ATGAAACGTATTGTATTACTGATTTTTTTATGTCTGGCCATGGCGGGCTGCTCCACAAAAGCGCAGCTTGTTCCGCAGACGGAAAGCGGAAAAACTATCATGGCCGACAGCTTTGCCATCAGCAGCGTGGAAGACCGTTCCGGCTATGCTTTTGAAAGCGCCGAGGAGAATTTCAGTCTGGCGGAAGCCATGCGCACGGCCCTGAACAAAGCTCTGACCAAAGAGCATCTTGAGCGGGCCGACAGTGAGTATGTGCTGGTCACGACCATTGTGTCTTACAGCCCGGGCAATGCCTTTAAACGCTGGCTGCTGCCCGGAGCCGGAGCCACCGAGCTGAAAACCGAAACAGCCATCATGGACAGAGAGGGGACGGTGCTTGCCACGGTTCCTGTGGAACGTTCCATCGCGGCTGGAGGCGGATACACCATCGGCGCATGGATGTATGTTTTTGACGATGTGGCCGAAGCGACTGTTGATGTACTGAAGACAGTTGTCAGACAGGATGTAGCTGTGAAGTGA
- a CDS encoding bifunctional riboflavin kinase/FAD synthetase, with amino-acid sequence MQIARQLQEITLDLSGGSCVTIGNFDGVHNGHRKLIGRMMAKAAKASLPGVVVTFCPHPLRVLVGPHTPPFITDYEKKLDLLEALGVDLTLMLQFTRELAALEPEEFVRSILVDGLNVKELVVGYDYSFGKGRKGHFELLVELGEKYGFSCERLDPVIIDGAVVSSTRIRDMIKAGDVWGVRPLMDRFYVVRGTVVHGKKRGGRLLGFPTANLEVRDELVPGPGVYAVWVEVDGNLYKGVTNIGYNPTFGNETLSVETYIMDFDRDIYGWELRLNFVHRLRDERKFSGLDDLMTQIRSDVELGRQILDSQEAGL; translated from the coding sequence ATGCAGATCGCAAGACAGCTTCAGGAAATAACCCTTGATCTTTCCGGCGGGTCGTGTGTCACCATCGGCAATTTTGACGGTGTGCACAACGGCCACCGCAAGCTTATAGGCCGCATGATGGCCAAAGCCGCCAAGGCTTCGTTGCCGGGTGTGGTGGTCACGTTCTGCCCGCATCCGCTAAGGGTGCTTGTGGGCCCGCATACCCCCCCGTTCATTACTGATTATGAAAAAAAACTTGACCTGCTGGAAGCGCTGGGGGTTGATCTGACCCTTATGCTGCAGTTCACGCGGGAACTGGCGGCGCTGGAACCTGAAGAATTTGTGCGCAGTATTCTGGTGGACGGCCTGAATGTGAAGGAGCTGGTCGTAGGGTACGATTACTCCTTTGGCAAAGGGCGCAAGGGACACTTTGAGCTGCTGGTGGAACTGGGAGAAAAATACGGCTTTTCATGCGAGCGGCTGGACCCTGTCATCATCGACGGTGCCGTGGTAAGTTCCACGCGCATACGTGATATGATAAAGGCCGGTGATGTATGGGGAGTGCGGCCTCTCATGGACAGGTTCTATGTGGTGCGGGGCACTGTTGTGCACGGTAAAAAACGCGGAGGCCGGCTGCTGGGTTTTCCCACGGCCAACCTTGAGGTGAGGGACGAGCTTGTTCCGGGACCGGGCGTATACGCCGTGTGGGTTGAAGTGGACGGCAACCTGTACAAGGGTGTCACCAATATCGGGTACAATCCCACATTCGGCAACGAGACGCTGAGTGTGGAAACATATATTATGGATTTTGACCGCGACATCTACGGATGGGAGCTGCGGTTGAATTTTGTGCACAGGCTGCGGGATGAACGCAAGTTTTCGGGTCTTGACGATCTGATGACGCAGATTCGCAGCGATGTGGAACTGGGGCGGCAGATACTGGATTCTCAGGAAGCCGGACTGTAG